The Acinonyx jubatus isolate Ajub_Pintada_27869175 chromosome B3, VMU_Ajub_asm_v1.0, whole genome shotgun sequence genomic interval TTCTAAAATCAGCAGGGGTGCAGTTGAGAATGTAAAACCCgaccaatttattatttttttttacctttattgccaagtaaaacttttatattcatgtttaaagtattttaaatataataatctAGTATTTTTAGAGATCCTAGCTGGAGTAAATTTAGCCTTTCCTTTAAACTGAATTATAAGGTGAACCAAAATGAATCAAGTGAAGGTACTCAATTTTCACAGACTATTCTAATTTACTTAATAACAGTCTCTCTCGTTTGCCTTTCTCTATGGAAATATATCAACCATTGAAGACCACTAATTAGTAAATATCTATTAAACTCTTGAATTTGGTGGATGGGAATGTGCTAGGTgctaagaaaaatggaaatgaataagaTGTAATCCttgctctcctttttcctctgcacacttttctttttgtctgcctAACTAGAAACTCTTAATTATCCTTTAAGACCCTCTCAAAAGACACCTCTAGTGTgaagccttcccttccctccctcctcttgtgTTTCACAGAACTTGTTAATATCTCTGTTTAGACATATTGCatgctatttatttgtttttatgttgtcTGTCTTCATTAGAGTATATATTCTATGAGGACAAAGaaccttgtctttctctgtctctcctttgttgttttttaatcttacCATTGTATCTCTGGCACTAAGTATagcagatattcaataaatacttactgagtgaatgaatgaatggatgggtagaGATGGCATTTGAATCAGGTCTTGAGGCTGGGTAAGATTTCCACAGACAGGATGGGgatggagagcagggagggacaggaaaTAGGACAGCCTAAGTTGAAGCTGGAAAGTCCAGATAAATGAGATTGGCAGCCAGTTGAGTTATCAGAGGTGGGCACAGGTGGAGAGAGCTTTAACAAAAAGTTGGAAAGGGCTGAGAATGAGATAGTGATAGCAGGTGGGAAGTTTGCGGTGATGAAGGCAGATGATggtagaaaagaaatgaagaatggagGTGATCCCGGGTTCTGTCCTCAGACCTCATCTCTCACTGTTCTGTAGCCTCAACATCTGCAGTCACTTCTCAGCTCTAGGGTGGTTCCCACTCAGGCCTCTTTCTAGTCTTCTTATTCCCAAGTTCTAGTACCATCCATTGACTGAGGAAAAAGCTCTGGACTGGTAGGAGAGAGCACTTGGTTCAGGTCTCCGTGCTGCCACCAATTAGCCATGAAACATTGAGTAAGTTCTTTTAAACATAGGCAGTTATTAAATCTCCACCTTGTTCCAGAAGGGATTTAGGGTGtcagcaagttacttaatatgagggcctgtttcctcatctctaaatgGTCTAGGTGGTCTAAGTTCATTCCAGTTCTCCCATTTTGTGAATCACTCTAATAATTTGTTGGTTATCTCCACTTAGAAGTTCTGCTAACACTTCATAGTTAGGATATGAAaagctggggatgggggtgggagaaacCTACAGCTGGTTCTCCTGACACTGATTTCTATTCATGGCATCACCATCCAACCGGTGACCCAAGACCAAAACTTAATGTCATCTTCAACTATTCTGGCCCTTGCCAGAACATCTCACTGAGATGTGGAATCCACTCTGTAATGTTGTTCCCATTCTTTCCCCATTTGGTCCTTTCCCATGGCTATGCGTAGTTGAAGCCCTTGTtagctgtttctttgtttttttctattgacCCTCAGTCTTGATGTTGTCCAAATAACATTCTGAAGCATAGCTCTAACATGCCAGTGCTCTTTGCTAAAACCTCAGTGACTCCCAACTGCCTGTGGAAGATAATCCAAATTCCCTGGCTGATCAGGCGAGACCCTTCCTGATGTGACTGTGTAAATTGTCTGCCTCCTCTTCTCATGATCCCCATGTGCTAACCAAACTGAGCTACAGCATGCCTTAAATATTTCTGCCTCAGCTAATCACCTGACATACCTTCTCCTGGCATTTTGCCTGTTGAAATCCTGGTCTATCCTTATTTTACCTCTTTAAGGAATTTTCAggttctgtcatttattttaacGACTTGTTAACTTGTTTTATCTCACTTCACCCCACAGTAAGTTTTCAGCAATCCAAAGGCAGAAACCACActtcatttatctttgttttcctctgacttaGCACACTCCTAGAGAAACTTGAACTGAATTAAATCAGATTGAGACTCAGTTCAGAAATCACTTTCTCAACTCATGCTCATAGATTTTTACAGGTGGAAATCACCTGAGCAAATCATCtgattttacaagtgagaaaaacaAGGGTCACAGAGGTGAAGTTACTTGCCCAGTCTGTCCTAGCTGCCCTTGCCTTTGTTTGCACTATTCTGGTGATACTACTTGCAACCTTGTCTTAGAAAGGTCTGTTTTCACGGCGCCTCTCCCTTCCTGAATATAAGCGTCTTAACCTCGACACATTGCTCCCTAGGTGATTTAAGTTTGTCATTTTGATACTGGAAATGTAGATTGGGAGTAGCTGGTTTCAGCAAATGTGTAGGTGGACTGCCTGAATGGTCATCAGGTGGCGACACTGCAGGCAGACTCCAACCCAAAGTTGAAGAATGAAACTTAATATCAAGGCTGGAAGGAACCTTCCAGACCATCCAATCCAGcctctctattgttttttttgCAGCAAAGAAACCAGGAAACAGAGACAGGAGTGACTTGTTCAATAACTTTCAGTGGCAAATGACTCATCAACTTCATTGGCACAAGAGCATTGACTTTGAAGTTGTAAAGCAAGTTACTGTGTGTTTGGGACTCTGATTGCCAGCTGATAACCTTATACGAATACTGTTTTGTGTGTCTAGATCAAATGATGCTGTTTGGAAAAATTTCCCAGCAGCTGTGTGGCTTAAAGAAACTCCCATGGTCATGTGACTGCAGATACTTCTGGGGCTGGTTGAATGCAGTGTTTAATAAGTAAGTTACTCTAAGGTGAAGAAACATGGTAATTATTATAGCTGATGAGATTCCAGTAGCTAATTTGGTTATTTCTTGTatgtcaaatatcttttttttgtaCAGTTTGTGCAATATGATCCTAATTTTGTTTAATaacaaaacatacatacaaacattgAATAAAGAccagaaaatattaacattactaatataaaatattaactaattggGTTCCAGTCAAGATTTCagtgatttttgttatttctcctttccataccattcaagttttctaaaatgaaaggaATCTTAAGGGATGTAGTTAGCCTTTTAAATACTACCATGGGGACTCAAGTTTCTTAAAAAGTGGGTGGCATGCTTTGAAATGtcattttgaggggtgcctgagtggctcagtcgctaagcgtctgactcttgatatcagctcaggtcatgatctcattgtttgtgagttcaagcctgtgtcgggctccactgtcagtgtggagcctgcttgggattctgtctctcccttgctctctgtccctaccccacttgctctctctttccctctctctccctgtattaaaataaacatttaaagatttaaaaaaacgaAATATCATTTTGAAACTAACGAAACTCATCTGCTTGTTGCTTAATACAGCTTTAATACCAACTAGCGAGAAAggcaaatgtaaaaattaaataattaaaaattaatgacattAATTTGAACAGATttgaaattattccattttatcttttatcattaaaaaaaaaaccaataacccAGTATAGTCGTTCATTCAACACATAGTTACCGAGTACCTACCTCCTGgtgtcaagcactgtgctacATGTGAATCAATGAAGGTACATGTCTGCCTGATAAACTCATATACAAACAATAGGCCTAGACAGAGTTCACttgggaacaaaagaaaaacaaaaaagggagcCGGAAGAGCCCTCATGTTTTTTTACATGACTCTCACGAGTATACTTCCCTCCCTCTCAGTCATTTGAAAGGAAAAGTTGTTGCTGTACTGTATTTATGTTGACGGACTGCCATTAAGCAGCTATTGATTATACTAAAAACGAactatttttgttctttgccGACAGAGTGGATTATGAACGCATCAAGGATGTGGGACCCGATAGGGCAGCATCGGAGTGGCTGCTGCGCTGTGGGGCCATGGTGCGCTACCACGGCCAGGAGAGGTGGCAGAAGGATTACAACCACCTCCCCACAGGACCTCTGGACAAGTACAAGATTCAGGCAATTGATGCCACCGACTCTTGTATCATGAGCATTGGATTTGATTACATGGGTAACTACCCTGTCATTTGCTTATGGGAAACGGAGGTGCTTTGCAGTGACATTTTGTTGCAGTTGATTCACTGTTACAGTCAGAGGTGTGTCCTTTTTTGCCCTTGTCAGTACAATCCAGCTTGTTTTTTcctgtgtatgattttttttaattaaatagatATTACAAacaccttcctctcctttctccttccactAAGATTATCTCTACATGCCTTTATTTTGTGCTTATTGGTTTAAAATTCAAGGCCTGGTTTATCAAACTGTCAAATTTCTGTCATTTGAGAAACCCTCAATAATGTGAGAATAATTGTACACATACAGCTTTTGCTGGTGTGGGCCCTTCTTTCCTCCAGTACATGGGCATCTGATTACAGAATGGACCTATATTATATAGTGAATAGTTTGTATGGTTAATAGGGTGACTAATGAATCCAAGTTTTCCTGGGGACTGAGAGGTTTCTGAGGACATAGGATTTCCAGTCCTAAAACCAGAATAGTCCTAGGCAAACTAGGATAGTTGGTTATCTTAATGGTAAAGCAGAttcttaaaatgtatcttttatctCCTAGAGGGCCTACAGCATGTTGAAAAAATAAGGCTATGCAAGTGTCATTATATCGAGGATGACTGTTTGGAGAAACTTGGTAAActtgaaaatttacaaaagagcgtattggaaatggaaataatttcatgTGGGAATGTCACAGACAAAGGCATCATTGCTTTATATCACTTAAGGTAGGTGGTCAGTGCCAAAATGGAAACTTGATAATGTTAAAAGTgaataattagaatttaaattttaaaaaactttaagtaaactctacccacaacatggggctccaactcacaaccccaaggtcaagagttgcatgctctaccaactgagccagacaggttcCCTgaataattagaatttaaaacaattaagaggtggagccttttttttaaattcagaaaaatataagaaaatgacttaactttcttccaaaataaaacagttaaaattatCAACCTTAATACattgttttattgcatttttaaggGGGCATCTTCTTTGAAAAGTAAATGTACATCAGGCATCTAGCATGGTGACCGCTACAATAGGCCATCAATGGGCATTTGCCATTATCCTTCCTGTCCATCTTTCGAAGAATTTTTCCTGATGTTCTGACAATAACCTCAGTATCACAGAAAGTTTgagaaattttaagttaattttttttagtaatctctgtacccaccctgaggctcagacccacgacccctagatcaagagtctcaacgctctactgactgagtcagccaggttcccccatccccacttttaagtttattttttttttagtagagaaATTTTAAGCATCAGAACCAAAGGTAGTAGACTGTCTCTTATATTAGTTGAAGGTTTGAAGCTTCATCTTTTAATGAAGTTCTTTTAAgaactttcccattttttttcttttctggattaaGATTCATATTTAGTGTTTCACATGCAAAGGAGTTCTATGGCATAATACATACACTGTATTTGGAAAGATCCAGCTAGAATTACTGATATAATTCAGAACAACTCAACTTTCCAAAGTCTGGCTTAGCTCCTAGaatgaatttcatttaaaatagcactCTTAACACTACTGTTCTAAAAGTCATTTTGAAAGTATAGTGTAATATAAACACATTCTATGTGAAATGTTTTTTAGGCCAGTGAATACAGTTTATTGTTCATGCTATAAGAGTAAAGGCAAAACCAAagtagcttttttttccttctctttttgcagaaacctgaaatatttattgttaaGTGATCTTCCTggagtaagagaaaaagaaaaccttatccGAGCCTTTAAGACAGCACTGCCTTCTCTGGAACTAAAATTAGACTTGAagtaaaataatcatatttaagAAGTATTGTATTTCAATATAAAGTATCATTTGAAATTGTTGATCCTAAAcatcataaatattatataataatcaaCAGACCCTAAGGATATTCAGTCATGACATTTCAGAAGCAGAGTCCATCATGTAGAAAATATTCAGACATGACTCACTGAAGTTACTAAGTTggaagtaaaaatatatgtacattaaaTCCTtttaggaaaaatggaaacaaggtAGCAGTTTAATTCTAATATGTTCCTCATTTTATATAGAAATCTGTACAGTATGTAGATACTGACAGAGTTCTTTAAAGTGATTTAAATGTGCAACACAGatattctttattgtattttatcaGTAATTTATGTTAAtgttacattttactttaaagCTATTGAAGCATGTTACTGTAAATGTATAGttatgaaaaactgaaagctacGTTTCAGATTCATTGATGAATTATGAAAGGCAGTCATTGGTTGTTGAGGCATCCATATTGCTTCCCAGGATTTGCATTCATTTCTCATGACCCTACATTCCTTTGTTCTTTATAACCTACACCTTTCTCTGAATGAATAGTTTCTGGCTAATTTGTCTATTTTGTAAGCTTAGTCGGGTGTTTTATTAAAACTAGACATAAATATTTGGCTGAATTCAAATAGTTTTGCAACTGCAgtagaacaaaggaaataatcatgaaGACCATACTTTTTGCTTAAATTAAAATACTGCTTTAAACCAAAAATTTTGACATGCCAACTAGAAACTAATTTAAATTTCCCCATATATGTTGGGTACTGCTTCCTATGACTTCAAGGGACATCAAAAAGAagtataaacacaaaattcaatttATATCTAGAAAGCAGTGATAAAGAATATCACAAATAGGTAAAAACAGATCTTTAATTTTACCTGCTTGAAATGGCCCTGGTTctattattgttaattataggCCAACTTGTCTGTAGATTTCTGTATGTCTGGTTCTTGAACATAAACTATACGGTCTTGAATAGAACCTTagctggaaataattttaaaataaacactgtatgaTGCAGCATTGGGGTAGAAAAAGTGGATTTTAATTGTGTTTAGAAACCAGCTTATGTAAATAGCACATACCACAAATGACATACTATTTACGAATAATTGCCACTGTCATttacaaaatcagaaaataacaaattaaaaagagtaGGTTGTAAAACAGTCTTATGTGAAACAATAGTGACTCCATGCTGAATGAATGATTACAGATATGGTTGAATTAAGCATTAGTGCACATTTAGaactcattagaaaaaaatgaatgcttcCATCTCAGATTTGTTTGCTTATTGTGTGGTGAGGCAACTAATTCACCACAATTTAGTCTGCAACTACTTTTGTATTCTAAATGGTTTTCTATAAAACTACTGGATAAATTAGGCAGTTATAATCATCTGCCTCGTCAAGTACATTGTTttgggttaaaaagaaaaacacaaaatgtaaacTCTTCACAGAAGTGGGCTGTCCTTCTTTGCCATTTGAATCAAAGCTACATAAGAAGAATCAGATAATGCCGAGACTAGTATTTAACCCACTGTCAGCTCCTTGCAAGAAGCCACATACATCAGGAAGCCTTAGAATATCATTAACCTGGCTGGAGTAGCCAAAATTATTGAACAGATGCCTAAATTTGGTGAGTTACTTAGCAGTAAAGAATAAAGTCATATGCTGTCATGAAGGAAGTTACTATAGCAGTAAACTAGTAAGAGTACAGAAGAAATGTTCTGAAGATACCGTAAAATACAACATCTAAAACTATGGCTGAGAATGACTAGGACACAGCAGCAGCCCATCAGCCAAAACTGGCAGTCAGCTATAAGAAACAGACGTGAGCTTCATTTTACCCTGTGTTCAGGGGACAGGAGTGATGAAGCTTTTTGAAGAGTGGTAGCCCGCGTCAAAGCTAATTATAGGTCATCATTTCAAGTCTCACAATACAAAGCTAGGAATCTTCAGTATCAATTTGGACTACtctattatttttatcagttCTTAGCatagtatatgtatacacacacttaTATGTGTACagacacatatgcatatgtatacacatacacatacagatagCATAAAAAAGTATTTCAGGAAAAATAGGAGTTTACAACCTCACGTCTTTCATGATCCAAGTAAAAACTCAAGCAATTTCTTCCAAATCCCAGATTACTGTAGATAGTGCTGCCCATAGATCT includes:
- the DMAC2L gene encoding ATP synthase subunit s, mitochondrial isoform X2 produces the protein MMLFGKISQQLCGLKKLPWSCDCRYFWGWLNAVFNKVDYERIKDVGPDRAASEWLLRCGAMVRYHGQERWQKDYNHLPTGPLDKYKIQAIDATDSCIMSIGFDYMEGLQHVEKIRLCKCHYIEDDCLEKLGKLENLQKSVLEMEIISCGNVTDKGIIALYHLRNLKYLLLSDLPGVREKENLIRAFKTALPSLELKLDLK
- the DMAC2L gene encoding ATP synthase subunit s, mitochondrial isoform X1, yielding MPGTLNQSYSETFCVYPILNHRDLAFYQMMLFGKISQQLCGLKKLPWSCDCRYFWGWLNAVFNKVDYERIKDVGPDRAASEWLLRCGAMVRYHGQERWQKDYNHLPTGPLDKYKIQAIDATDSCIMSIGFDYMEGLQHVEKIRLCKCHYIEDDCLEKLGKLENLQKSVLEMEIISCGNVTDKGIIALYHLRNLKYLLLSDLPGVREKENLIRAFKTALPSLELKLDLK